The Candidatus Nitrosocaldus cavascurensis genome segment CATAAGCATAGACCTAGATGCTATAGATCCGGCATTTGCTCCAGGAGTTGGTACGCCAGAGCCATTTGGGCTGCATCCATTGCATCTACTTGAGGTACTTACCTCTCTTGTAGAGAGGGATAAGAGGATCACTTGCCTTGATGTAGTTGAGTTATGCCCTCCATACGATAATGGGATAACAGCAGTACTTGCAGCAAAGATGATACTTGAGATGATCCTCATGTACGTTAGGAGTTTATAGGCTAGGTTAGTTAGTTAGTTAGTTTATATCAGACCATGATCTGGGGCCTCATGCTTAGATACCTTGGCATATTCAATGGAATGTATGGCTTATCCTTCACAGCACTTGCTATCTCATACTCAAGTTCCTCTACACTCATCTCCCTAACCTTGCCAGATGCTCTATCTCTAACACTCAGCCTATCGCTTGCAATCTCCTTCTCGCCCACAACAACTATGTAGGGTATCCATTCCATCTCAGCCTCCCTTATCCTCTTGCCTACACTCTCATCCCTGTCATCAATATCAACCCTTATCGATGAACGTTCAAGTCTATGCATTATGCTATTACAATAATCCATGTAGGTTATTGAACTTGCATTATTACTATTATTGCTGCTTACCCCAACACCCATACTCTCACCATTTCTGCCCCCTTCACCACTATCATCATCCTTACCTTTACCTGCACCTCTTGTACTTACTGGTATAAGCCTAACCTGTGTAGGAGATAACCATAGGGGGAGCATTGGTGTCTTACCCTCTTTCTGCATCCTGTATGCCTTCTCCAGCAGTGCATACATCACCCTTTCAACAGCCCCACTAGGGGAGTTATGTAGTATTATTGGATTCTTCCTGCTCCCATCCTCATCAACAAAGTATATCCCATATCTTGCTCCATTCTCAACATCTATCTGATCTGTTGATAGTGCTGATGCCTTTGCCAAGTTGTCTACAAAGTTGAACTCCCACTTCAGCACGAAGTAGAAGAACCTCTCACTCCACTCCTCAAGGAGTACTGGCTTACCTATCCTTCTCACAAGTTCTGCTATGAACTCTCTATTCTCATTGTAAAAGTCTGAAGTTACCCTTATCGCTACCTCAACATCATCCATGAGGCTTAACCCTAAACCCTCTATAACCTGCTTTGACAACTCTAACCTCTTAAGCATCTCCTGCTTTGCCTGCTCAACATCCCTGCAGAGTGCATGGCAGTCAGGCATGGTAAATGCTCTTAACCTTCTCAACCCTACAAGTTCCCCACTCTTCTCCCTCCTGAATGAGTACCTTGTAAGTTCGTATATCTTGAGGGGTAGATGTTTATAGGAGATTGTAAAGTCTTTAGCCATCAAGAACTGACCAAAGCATGCTGCAAAGCGTAGAAAGAACTCCTTGCCCTCAGACTCTATCATGTACTGCCTAGCAGGGAACCTGTTGAAGTAGCTTGCAAGGCTTGGATGCTCAACATCGTACATGATTGGTGTCTCAACCTCAACCGCCCCATACTCTATAACCTTCCTTGTCACATACTGCTCTATAAGCGATTTTATGAGCCTACCCTTGGGATAGAACCTAAGGTTCCCTGCATCTGATGCTGGCTCATGGTCTGCTATTGCTAGCCTCTTCATAAGCCTAACGTGAGGTGGCTCCTCATCCACCTCCCTCCTCTTCTTAACCTCATACTCAGCAAGCATCTTAAGCCTTGGGGTTCTGCTTAGATCATAATGCTCTAGCGGTATCTTGCTACCATCTGGCTCAAGTATATACCATCTCGATGTTAGCCTCTCCTCCCTCTGCAGTGCTTGTGAGAGAGTAGCCTCTCTGCTAGCCTTCACACCTACACTTCCCTTGCTAGGCTCCTGTACAATCTTGGCTAGTGATATGGAGTGCTCTGCAAGTGGATGCCCCTTTATGCTTATGGTGAATGCCTTGGTCCATCCAAATGGTGCCTTGTAGACAGATACCCCATCTGTGTTAAGCATCGCCTCAACCTTCCTTAGCATGGCTAATGCATCCCCCGCCCTAGCAAGATCACTGCTCAGATGCGCATATGGGTAGAGTAGCACTCTATCACATCCTATACGCTTCAGCCATGCTCTTATCTCATTGCTAACCTTCTCTGCTATAGACTCAT includes the following:
- a CDS encoding threonine--tRNA ligase; the protein is MRVLALHSNFIEYEPVEKEIDAAEDAEKGRKVRLDDILVAFIAVEKGDDESIAEKVSNEIRAWLKRIGCDRVLLYPYAHLSSDLARAGDALAMLRKVEAMLNTDGVSVYKAPFGWTKAFTISIKGHPLAEHSISLAKIVQEPSKGSVGVKASREATLSQALQREERLTSRWYILEPDGSKIPLEHYDLSRTPRLKMLAEYEVKKRREVDEEPPHVRLMKRLAIADHEPASDAGNLRFYPKGRLIKSLIEQYVTRKVIEYGAVEVETPIMYDVEHPSLASYFNRFPARQYMIESEGKEFFLRFAACFGQFLMAKDFTISYKHLPLKIYELTRYSFRREKSGELVGLRRLRAFTMPDCHALCRDVEQAKQEMLKRLELSKQVIEGLGLSLMDDVEVAIRVTSDFYNENREFIAELVRRIGKPVLLEEWSERFFYFVLKWEFNFVDNLAKASALSTDQIDVENGARYGIYFVDEDGSRKNPIILHNSPSGAVERVMYALLEKAYRMQKEGKTPMLPLWLSPTQVRLIPVSTRGAGKGKDDDSGEGGRNGESMGVGVSSNNSNNASSITYMDYCNSIMHRLERSSIRVDIDDRDESVGKRIREAEMEWIPYIVVVGEKEIASDRLSVRDRASGKVREMSVEELEYEIASAVKDKPYIPLNMPRYLSMRPQIMV